One window of Myxocyprinus asiaticus isolate MX2 ecotype Aquarium Trade chromosome 4, UBuf_Myxa_2, whole genome shotgun sequence genomic DNA carries:
- the LOC127432883 gene encoding E3 SUMO-protein ligase ZBED1-like isoform X1, with amino-acid sequence MIDRVLELQKAIAQVFSNDRKVRHLILSWQDIDVLVAIKKSLSPLVEFTDALSGEKYVSVYFFKPTLHLFISSILSVQEDDTDLTKSIKMKIVDLNDKYNDTATQELLDMASALDPRFTLQYISEDNRGSIQDRLTTEMKMEKTPLETAVMPADDMDDAAGPKKKKKGLGSFFKVTVGNAAGPALQQDQAIALELQSYLQAGTLDTEQDPLDWWRESRALYPRLSNLARKYLCIPTTSSQGLQHRWKYCHLPALISETRPCKQAGVSG; translated from the exons ATGATCGACAGGGTCCTTGAGCTGCAGAAGGCCATTGCCCAGGTCTTTTCAAATGACCGAAAAGTCAGACATCTCATCCTCTCGTGGCAGGACATTGATGTACTGGTGGCCATCAAGAAGTCTCTCAGCCCTCTGGTTGAATTCACAGATGCACTTTCTGGGGAGAAATATgtaagtgtgtatttttttaaaccaacCCTCCACCTCTTCATCAGCTCAATACTGTCAGTGCAGGAGGATGACACAGACCTCACCAAAAGCATCAAAATGAAGATAGTAGATCTCAATGACAAATACAATGACACAGCAACACAAGAGCTGCTTGACATGGCCTCTGCCCTGGACCCGAGGTTCACGCTACAATATATCAGTGAAGACAATCGAGGGTCCATCCAAGACAGACTGACAACTGAGATGAAGATG GAGAAGACCCCTCTTGAGACAGCAGTGATGCCTGCTGATGACATGGATGATGCTGCTGgaccaaagaagaagaagaagggcCTGGGCAGTTTCTTCAAGGTCACTGTAGGCAATGCTGCAGGACCTGCTCTGCAACAGGATCAGGCCATAGCTCTTGAGCTACAGTCTTACCTCCAGGCAGGGACACTGGACACTGAGCAGGACCCATTGGACTGGTGGAGGGAATCCCGGGCGCTCTACCCACGGCTCTCCAACTTGGCAAGAAAGTACCTGTGCATCCCAACCACAAGTTCACAAGGTCTTCAGCACAGGTGGAAATATTGTCATCTGCCTGCGCTCATCTCTGAAACCAGACCATGTAAACAGGCTGGTGTTTCTggctaa
- the LOC127432883 gene encoding uncharacterized protein LOC127432883 isoform X2: MIDRVLELQKAIAQVFSNDRKVRHLILSWQDIDVLVAIKKSLSPLVEFTDALSGEKYEKTPLETAVMPADDMDDAAGPKKKKKGLGSFFKVTVGNAAGPALQQDQAIALELQSYLQAGTLDTEQDPLDWWRESRALYPRLSNLARKYLCIPTTSSQGLQHRWKYCHLPALISETRPCKQAGVSG; this comes from the exons ATGATCGACAGGGTCCTTGAGCTGCAGAAGGCCATTGCCCAGGTCTTTTCAAATGACCGAAAAGTCAGACATCTCATCCTCTCGTGGCAGGACATTGATGTACTGGTGGCCATCAAGAAGTCTCTCAGCCCTCTGGTTGAATTCACAGATGCACTTTCTGGGGAGAAATAT GAGAAGACCCCTCTTGAGACAGCAGTGATGCCTGCTGATGACATGGATGATGCTGCTGgaccaaagaagaagaagaagggcCTGGGCAGTTTCTTCAAGGTCACTGTAGGCAATGCTGCAGGACCTGCTCTGCAACAGGATCAGGCCATAGCTCTTGAGCTACAGTCTTACCTCCAGGCAGGGACACTGGACACTGAGCAGGACCCATTGGACTGGTGGAGGGAATCCCGGGCGCTCTACCCACGGCTCTCCAACTTGGCAAGAAAGTACCTGTGCATCCCAACCACAAGTTCACAAGGTCTTCAGCACAGGTGGAAATATTGTCATCTGCCTGCGCTCATCTCTGAAACCAGACCATGTAAACAGGCTGGTGTTTCTggctaa